The following are encoded together in the Macadamia integrifolia cultivar HAES 741 chromosome 10, SCU_Mint_v3, whole genome shotgun sequence genome:
- the LOC122091214 gene encoding serotonin N-acetyltransferase 2, chloroplastic-like has translation MLLHGIASTHPPSSIHLFRSQNHNYNLKLTVSASSASQIPSSSKTKLMKFSISDKELESRGFLLKHSMEGLNLDHLNRVFVAVGFPRRDPEKIRVALENTDTLLWMEYSKTQRPVAFARATGDGVFNAIIWDVVVDPSFQGIGLGKAVMERLLEELLQKGISNIALYSEPRVLGFYRALGFAADPGGIRGMVYYLKKKRK, from the coding sequence ATGCTTCTCCATGGCATCGCCTCCACTCATCCACCTTCATCCATTCACCTCTTCAGATCCCAAAACCACAACTACAACCTCAAACTCACAGTTTCCGCTTCTTCCGCTTCTCAAATCCCATCATCTTCAAAAACCAAATTGATGAAATTCTCAATCTCCGACAAAGAATTAGAATCTAGAGGCTTCCTTCTCAAGCACTCAATGGAAGGTCTCAACTTGGATCACCTCAATCGAGTCTTTGTAGCAGTTGGGTTTCCTCGACGAGACCCAGAGAAGATTCGAGTAGCGTTGGAGAATACAGATACTCTGCTGTGGATGGAGTACTCTAAGACACAGAGACCAGTGGCGTTTGCAAGAGCCACCGGTGACGGCGTCTTCAATGCCATTATATGGGATGTGGTGGTGGATCCGTCGTTCCAAGGTATAGGGTTGGGGAAAGCGGTGATGGAGAGGTTGCTAGAGGAGTTGTTGCAGAAGGGAATTAGTAATATTGCTTTGTATTCGGaacctagggttttggggttttataGAGCTTTGGGTTTCGCCGCCGATCCAGGCGGGATCCGTGGAATGGTGTACTATCTTAAGAAGAAGCGTAAATGA